From a region of the Acidicapsa acidisoli genome:
- a CDS encoding DoxX family protein produces the protein MSPLFVLYRRLASAFSSLQSPMLLLVRLYWGFQFAQTGWGKLHNLAKITGFFASLNIPLPGIAAPCVSMLEFVGGILLILGLCSRPIALLLACNMFVAYWTADREALSAIFSDPGKFYVADPYTFLFASLMVLIFGAGYFAVDTYIARRLKAVEQ, from the coding sequence ATGAGCCCTCTGTTTGTCCTGTATCGCCGTCTTGCATCGGCGTTTTCGTCCCTTCAATCCCCGATGCTCCTGCTCGTTCGTCTCTACTGGGGATTTCAGTTCGCTCAGACGGGATGGGGCAAATTACATAACCTTGCGAAAATTACAGGCTTCTTCGCCAGTCTTAATATTCCGCTTCCCGGTATCGCAGCCCCTTGTGTCTCGATGCTGGAGTTCGTCGGCGGTATCCTCTTAATCCTGGGCCTGTGCTCGCGCCCGATAGCACTTCTGTTGGCATGCAATATGTTCGTGGCGTATTGGACCGCCGACCGAGAGGCGCTCTCCGCGATCTTCTCAGACCCGGGGAAATTTTACGTCGCTGATCCCTATACCTTTCTGTTTGCGTCTCTGATGGTTCTGATCTTTGGGGCAGGTTACTTTGCCGTCGACACATACATTGCGAGACGGCTGAAAGCTGTTGAGCAGTGA
- a CDS encoding sigma-70 family RNA polymerase sigma factor, protein MPQVMNRPEPEMIAAILAGDIQLYHELIRPYERSVYVMALSYMKNETDAEDVAQEAIVRAFRKLSSFRAESKFSTWLISITLNEARTRLRRQVLVRMESLDQLPDEGNGLSPALLRDWHEIPSEAIERDEVRKLIQQAVDRLPDIYREVFLLRDVEELSINEAAEALKISIPSVKVRLHRAHLILQKQLAPQLRTVNRTPKRRLLPWL, encoded by the coding sequence GTGCCTCAAGTGATGAATCGCCCAGAACCTGAAATGATAGCCGCTATTCTTGCGGGAGATATTCAGCTCTATCACGAGTTGATCCGTCCCTACGAACGTAGCGTCTACGTCATGGCTCTGTCGTATATGAAGAACGAAACGGATGCTGAAGACGTCGCGCAGGAAGCCATCGTCAGAGCGTTCCGGAAACTTTCTTCATTTCGCGCCGAGTCAAAGTTCAGTACGTGGCTCATCAGCATCACGCTCAACGAAGCGAGAACCCGTTTGCGCCGGCAGGTCTTGGTTCGAATGGAGTCTCTTGATCAATTGCCGGACGAGGGCAACGGCTTGTCACCCGCCTTGTTACGGGATTGGCACGAAATACCCTCCGAGGCCATTGAACGGGACGAGGTCCGAAAGTTGATTCAGCAGGCCGTTGACCGACTTCCCGATATCTATCGGGAGGTCTTCCTTCTGCGGGATGTTGAGGAACTCTCGATCAACGAAGCGGCGGAAGCACTGAAAATCAGTATCCCGAGCGTCAAGGTCCGATTGCATCGAGCGCATTTGATACTACAAAAGCAACTGGCCCCTCAGCTAAGGACAGTAAATCGAACGCCGAAGAGGAGGTTGCTCCCATGGTTATAG
- a CDS encoding anti-sigma factor family protein — protein sequence MVIDCKHVWNYISDFIDGALPEEIRVTVQKHLDHCEICSAILDSTRNIIILTADDRVFELPVGFSERLHKRIDLELMRFAP from the coding sequence ATGGTTATAGACTGCAAGCATGTTTGGAACTACATCTCTGATTTTATCGACGGAGCGCTTCCCGAGGAGATACGTGTCACGGTGCAAAAGCACCTTGACCACTGTGAGATTTGCTCGGCGATACTGGACTCTACGCGCAACATCATCATCCTGACTGCCGACGATCGGGTCTTTGAACTGCCTGTGGGATTCAGCGAGCGCCTTCACAAGCGCATTGATCTTGAACTCATGCGTTTTGCTCCGTGA